The sequence TTGGACGCACGAGGCGACGTGCGCGGCGGTGATCTACAGCGGCCTGCCCGGTCCGTTCGAGGCGAACTACGTCCACTTCGGCGACTTCGTCCGCGCGCTCGACCTCTGAAGCGCCCCAGCGAGCACGTAGGTGCCGTCCAGACGGGCCCTTTAGTCTAGCACGAGGTCGAGCGGGAACGCGGAGGACTCGTACGGCCCGAACACCTGCTGCGCGCCGCTGCGCCAGGTCGTGGCGTGATCGGGACCGGCTGGACGTTCGACGAGGAAATGCACGGCGCCCGCATCGGGCGGGAGCAACCACGCGACCTCGCGGCCTAGCTCCACCGTTGGAAACTGCTTCGATCCCAGCGATGGGAGTTCGCCCTGCGGACCCGTCTGCGGTGGGCCGATCCACAGGCCTACACGGACCACGCCGCCTGGCGTCGCCTCCGTCGCACGCACACGCACCCGGCGCTCAACGAGACGCTCACGCAGATCGATCGTGCCAAGATCGATCTGGCCGCCATCGTCCGGAGCCGGAAGATCGTTGGCAGCCATGCGATGCACGTCCGACCCCGCGGAGACGTGTACGCGCGTCAGCACCCCGGACATCTCCTGCGCGAAGCGACCATCGGCATCGGGAAGGATCCAGACTTGGCGCTCGTCGCCGCCCGGTTCGGCCACCCACACGTGGACCTCCACGCCACGACGGCCGCCCTCGCCGGGGAGCAGCAGGTGGCCGAGGAGCGCGGTCGCCTGGGGTGATGGTGCCATCGCGGACGGCGTCTCTCCACGTGTCGTGTCTGGCGAGACGGGCTGCGCGGTGCAGCCGAGCAGGAGGGGGAAAACGAGCAGAGGGACCGCGGCGAAGAGGCGAGGCATGGGACCGGATTTTGAGAGGCTTCTGAGGGCAGCGACCCGAAGATCAGGACACGGGCTCTCGGAGGGTAGCAAAGGCACTCAAACAAGCGCCGCATGCAGACCGGCTCCACGCGCCGTCTAAGCTCGCCTGCTGGTGCACGCGCGCGTGTTCGTTCGGTACCATGGGGGGCGCTTCTTGCCTGCACCTGACTTCTACGCCGAATGCCACGCTTCGCCTTTGCTCTCCTCGCGGCTCTTCTCGTCGCCCTTGCGGTGCCTGCGCAGGCGCAGCGGCCTCAGGCAGCCCCGTCTGCCTACAAAGCGCTCGGCGCGCCGAACAGCCCGCAGGTCGAGGTCGCGTGGAACCGCTATTACGACCACGCCGGCGTGACGGCCATCCTCCAGGCGCTCGAAGCGGCCTACCCCGACCTCGCCACCGTCGAGTCGATCGGGCAGTCGCACGAGGGCCGTGCCCTCTGGGTCATCACCATTACCGACCCCGCGACGGGCGCGCACGACACCAAGCCCGCCATGTTCATCGACGCGGGCATCCACGCCAACGAGATCCAGACCGTCGAGGTGGCGCTCTACACGGCGTGGTACCTCCTCGAAAGCCACGCCACCAACGCCTGGATCCAGGACCTGCTGCGGACCAAGACGTTCTACATCGTCCCTGGGACAAGCCCCGACAGCCGCGACGCCTTCTTCGAGGAGCCCAACACCGCCAACACCCCGCGCACGGGCCAGGTGCCGCTCGACAACGACGGCGACGGGCTCACCGACGAGGACCCGCCCGACGACCTCGACGGCGACGGCCACATCACGATGATGCGCCGCGCGATGCCCGGCGGCCGCTGGAAGAAGCACCCCGACGACGACCGCCTGATGATCCGTTGCGAGATCGACGAGGCCTGCGGCTGGCAGGTCTGGTTCACCGAGGGCTACGACAACGACGGCGACGGCGCGCTCAACGAAGACGGTGACGGCTACTACGACCCCAACCGCAACTGGGGCTGGGGCTGGGCGCCGCACTACACCCAACGCGGCTCGCACCACTACCCGTTCAGCCTCCCCGAGACGCGCGCGGTCGCCGACTTCATCAAGGCGCACCCTAACATCCTCGGCGGGCAGAGCTACCACAACACCGGCGGCATGATCCTCCGCGGCCCCGGCGTCGAGGGCGACCCGACCTACCGCCGCGACGACGCCGTCATGCAGCGCATCGCGGAGGTCGGGGAACGCATGCTGCCCGGCTACGAGTCGCTCGTGATCTGGGACGACCTCTACACCGTCTACGGCGGCGAGACCGACTGGATGTACTACCGCGAGGGCATCCTCCCCTTCACCAACGAGCTCTTCACGCCCTACAACCTCTTCCGCACCGAGAGCGAGGGCGGCTTCTTCGGCGCGATGGCCGACTTCTACCGCTTCGACGAGTTGCTGCTCTTCGGCGATGGCATCGTGCCGTGGACGGAGGTCGAGCACCCCGACTGGGGCACCGTCGAGGTCGGCGGGATGAAGAAGACATTCCGTCGCATGCCGCCGTCCTTCCTACTCGAAGAGGAGGCGCACCGCAACATGGCGTTCACGCTGCTCCACGCCTACGAGCTGCCCGTGCTGGAGGTCGTGGACGTCGAGACCGAATCGCTCGGCGGCGGGCTGACCGAGGTGACCGCGACCATCGTCAACCGCCGCACCGTCCCGACGCGGCTGGAGGTCGACACCGAGCACGGCCTCACGCGCCCCGACTGGGTGACGCTCTCCGGCGCCGACGTGCTCGCGAGCGGCGTCAAGCGCAGCCGCCTCGACGACGTGTTCGAGCCGCAGGCGTCGCGCCCCGATCGCGTGAGCGTCCAGTCGGTGCCCGGCCACGGGGCCGTGACCGTTGCCTGGATCGTGCGCGGCGGCGGCCCCTACACCGTCACCGTTGACTCCCAGAAAGGCGGGCGCGCGACGATGGAAAGCGGCGGATGATGTAGGCGAGAACGCAGCCTCGATGCGGTCCCATGCCACCGCACGGCCGCACGGGCTTTTGACTACGGCTAGCGCTACGTGAAACTCGGTCGGCTCTGGGCGAAGGGGTTTGTCGCGATCGGTTGCCTCGGAGCGCCCACGCTGTATGACGGTTCGCTTGCGGCTCCGCACTGCGTGGATGCCTGTGGACGGAGTTCTTGAGCCTCTGCGGTGGGTTTCTACCCATCTCCTGGTACACGCCGCTCAACCATCCCACGAGGTGCAGCCATGAACGCCCGACTCGCAACCCTCCTTTTGGTCCCTATGCTGTGGATGAGCACGGCTCTGGCGCAGATCACGGAGACGAAGCTGGTTGCCGGTGAAGGCATTCTATTCGGCCAGGCGGTGGCCGTGGCCGGTGACCGTGCCGTGGTAGGGGTGGGCCTGCTGGAAGGAAACGCGGCCTACAGCTATCGCCGCGTCGGTGACGGGTGGGTAGAGCAGGGTATGCTCGTTCCAGCCGATGGTA is a genomic window of Bacteroidota bacterium containing:
- a CDS encoding M14 family metallopeptidase gives rise to the protein MPRFAFALLAALLVALAVPAQAQRPQAAPSAYKALGAPNSPQVEVAWNRYYDHAGVTAILQALEAAYPDLATVESIGQSHEGRALWVITITDPATGAHDTKPAMFIDAGIHANEIQTVEVALYTAWYLLESHATNAWIQDLLRTKTFYIVPGTSPDSRDAFFEEPNTANTPRTGQVPLDNDGDGLTDEDPPDDLDGDGHITMMRRAMPGGRWKKHPDDDRLMIRCEIDEACGWQVWFTEGYDNDGDGALNEDGDGYYDPNRNWGWGWAPHYTQRGSHHYPFSLPETRAVADFIKAHPNILGGQSYHNTGGMILRGPGVEGDPTYRRDDAVMQRIAEVGERMLPGYESLVIWDDLYTVYGGETDWMYYREGILPFTNELFTPYNLFRTESEGGFFGAMADFYRFDELLLFGDGIVPWTEVEHPDWGTVEVGGMKKTFRRMPPSFLLEEEAHRNMAFTLLHAYELPVLEVVDVETESLGGGLTEVTATIVNRRTVPTRLEVDTEHGLTRPDWVTLSGADVLASGVKRSRLDDVFEPQASRPDRVSVQSVPGHGAVTVAWIVRGGGPYTVTVDSQKGGRATMESGG